A section of the Deltaproteobacteria bacterium genome encodes:
- a CDS encoding sulfotransferase — MLKKYYERFLFLAARQILGERMTEAIMAAEGRVSLHRLRKSLTRRKILKSELNGSKSILHDLSRTCLKHLIPVTEPLALISQIQRSGGTLLSRLFDGHHQLHAHPYELKIGYPKKYFWPVLDLRDSPEAWFEILFEDIVVRLFKEGYHKERSDETFPFIFLPALQKEIFCKYLAGISRISQRDIFDAYMTSFFGAWLNNYNVLGSKKFVTGFTPRLSMKVSNMKAFFHVYPDGRLISIVRDPKNWYPSALRHAPQKKHNKYGDIDNALAQWQENGAAMLRNKEMFADRVCIIRFEDLVSRTADVMQYLCEFLDIDFNDILLIPTFNCNQISANTSFGPEKEKILRSTLYRYQTLSPEVLRKIDTETGEIYQALLDEAVDL, encoded by the coding sequence ATGTTGAAAAAATACTATGAAAGATTCTTGTTTCTTGCAGCCAGGCAGATCCTGGGAGAAAGAATGACCGAGGCCATCATGGCCGCAGAGGGGCGCGTCAGCTTGCACAGACTTCGCAAGAGCCTGACCAGAAGAAAAATTCTGAAGAGTGAGCTGAATGGCAGCAAATCCATACTCCATGATCTCAGCCGCACCTGCCTCAAGCATTTGATTCCAGTAACCGAACCCCTGGCTCTCATATCTCAGATCCAACGTTCAGGGGGAACACTGCTGAGCAGGCTCTTTGACGGCCACCACCAGCTGCATGCGCATCCTTATGAGCTGAAAATTGGTTACCCCAAGAAGTACTTCTGGCCAGTACTCGATCTGCGCGACAGTCCAGAGGCCTGGTTTGAGATCCTTTTCGAAGATATCGTTGTCCGTCTCTTCAAAGAAGGCTATCACAAAGAGCGCTCTGATGAGACATTTCCCTTCATCTTTCTGCCTGCTCTGCAAAAGGAAATATTCTGCAAATACCTTGCGGGCATCAGCCGGATCAGCCAGCGTGACATTTTCGATGCTTACATGACTTCTTTTTTTGGAGCCTGGCTCAACAACTATAATGTGCTGGGGTCAAAAAAGTTCGTCACTGGCTTTACACCCAGGCTGTCAATGAAAGTTTCCAACATGAAGGCGTTTTTCCATGTCTATCCGGATGGGCGCCTGATATCCATCGTCAGGGACCCCAAGAACTGGTATCCATCGGCCTTGCGGCATGCTCCCCAGAAAAAGCATAACAAGTACGGTGACATCGATAACGCCCTGGCTCAGTGGCAAGAAAATGGTGCCGCCATGCTGAGAAACAAAGAGATGTTTGCCGACCGAGTCTGCATCATTCGCTTTGAAGATCTGGTAAGCCGAACCGCAGACGTCATGCAGTACTTATGTGAATTTTTAGATATCGACTTCAATGATATCCTGTTGATCCCCACCTTCAATTGCAACCAGATCAGTGCAAACACCAGCTTCGGTCCGGAAAAAGAGAAGATCTTGCGGAGTACTCTTTACCGGTACCAGACTCTCAGCCCGGAAGTATTGCGAAAAATTGACACGGAAACAGGGGAAATCTACCAGGCCCTGCTCGACGAAGCAGTTGACTTGTGA
- a CDS encoding sulfotransferase domain-containing protein encodes MKILILGRGKSGTTALLFKMAAGLADCQAFSGGYPARHQSLHGNAIFKYTYSERKGKTFELYQQHLAEQPYDRKIWMARDPRDAAVSKMLYRWHKGPKGSWRQFWQHLRLVEQKERQPHSIPFHVLCSYAGHGPWPLATEALIEGERFRSQRMAEFVKNLGDDWFVFTYEDMVRGNFKALNHYLGFEVHLEAEVPQTTKKSKVARKKAFGDWRNWFTPEDVQLFKAAYLPYMEVIGYDCRDWQINPRPVIEPQFASLYMKSLVRKNALNKIRKFCTKIFAGTTHSSRPQQ; translated from the coding sequence ATGAAAATTCTCATCCTCGGACGCGGAAAATCTGGAACAACCGCCCTGTTATTCAAAATGGCGGCCGGGCTTGCAGACTGCCAGGCCTTTTCCGGTGGATATCCTGCCAGACATCAAAGCCTGCATGGCAATGCCATTTTCAAATATACTTATAGCGAAAGAAAAGGCAAGACCTTCGAGCTCTATCAGCAACACCTGGCAGAGCAACCGTATGATCGGAAAATCTGGATGGCGCGTGATCCTCGGGATGCCGCCGTGAGCAAGATGCTCTATCGTTGGCACAAGGGACCAAAAGGAAGCTGGAGACAGTTCTGGCAGCACCTGCGGCTGGTGGAGCAAAAAGAGCGCCAGCCCCACTCGATTCCTTTCCATGTCCTTTGCAGCTATGCTGGCCACGGCCCCTGGCCTCTGGCAACTGAGGCGTTGATCGAGGGCGAACGGTTTCGCAGCCAGCGAATGGCCGAGTTCGTAAAGAACCTTGGTGATGATTGGTTTGTCTTTACCTACGAAGACATGGTGCGCGGCAATTTCAAGGCCTTGAATCACTATCTCGGTTTCGAGGTCCACCTGGAGGCAGAGGTGCCGCAAACCACCAAGAAATCAAAGGTGGCTCGCAAGAAGGCCTTTGGCGATTGGCGCAACTGGTTTACACCGGAAGACGTCCAGCTGTTCAAAGCAGCCTACCTGCCGTATATGGAAGTCATTGGCTATGACTGCCGCGACTGGCAGATCAACCCCAGGCCCGTCATAGAGCCGCAATTTGCCTCTCTCTATATGAAAAGCCTGGTGCGCAAGAATGCCCTGAACAAAATCCGCAAATTCTGCACCAAGATATTTGCTGGTACAACTCACAGTAGTCGGCCGCAGCAGTGA